The Canis aureus isolate CA01 chromosome 24, VMU_Caureus_v.1.0, whole genome shotgun sequence genome includes a window with the following:
- the LOC144295824 gene encoding uncharacterized protein LOC144295824 isoform X3 yields the protein MTSTDVMEKLETGDLNTAGEPGRLHMCVPQMPPPRIPCLASSKNPQAGGEGHASMRRNPVSCTCCSWTEPAEPQAECHSLKMSGQRQATQTSAGTTCPPTLETTLCCSHPRGRSQGPCNKGHMYLW from the exons ATGACGAGCACAGATGTCATGGAAAAGCTGGAGACAGGAGATCTGAACACGGCAGGAGAGCCAGGCAG GTTGCACATGTGTGTGCCCCAAATGCCTCCCCCCAGAATCCCATGCCTGGCATCCTCGAAGAACCCCCAAGCAGGAGGCGAAGGGCATGCAAGCATGAGACGGAACCCTGTGAGTTGCACCTGTTGCAGCTGGACAGAACCTGCAGAG CCCCAAGCAGAATGTCATTCGCTTAAAATGTCAGGACAAAGACAGGCAACTCAGACCTCTGCAGGCACAACCTGTCCACCAACGTTGGAAACCACCCTCTGCTGCTCACATCCTCGTGGCCGATCACAAGGCCCCTGCAACAAG
- the LOC144295824 gene encoding uncharacterized protein LOC144295824 isoform X1: protein MTSTDVMEKLETGDLNTAGEPGRLHMCVPQMPPPRIPCLASSKNPQAGGEGHASMRRNPVSCTCCSWTEPAEPQAECHSLKMSGQRQATQTSAGTTCPPTLETTLCCSHPRGRSQGPCNKEIQRGEDASHSFPPNRWQIWSRTPLNS from the exons ATGACGAGCACAGATGTCATGGAAAAGCTGGAGACAGGAGATCTGAACACGGCAGGAGAGCCAGGCAG GTTGCACATGTGTGTGCCCCAAATGCCTCCCCCCAGAATCCCATGCCTGGCATCCTCGAAGAACCCCCAAGCAGGAGGCGAAGGGCATGCAAGCATGAGACGGAACCCTGTGAGTTGCACCTGTTGCAGCTGGACAGAACCTGCAGAG CCCCAAGCAGAATGTCATTCGCTTAAAATGTCAGGACAAAGACAGGCAACTCAGACCTCTGCAGGCACAACCTGTCCACCAACGTTGGAAACCACCCTCTGCTGCTCACATCCTCGTGGCCGATCACAAGGCCCCTGCAACAAG GAAATCCAGAGAGGAGAAGACGCTTCTCACAGCTTCCCACCTAATCGATGGCA